CCTGCTCGAAGTTGTACGTCGACTGCTCGACTTCGTTCTGGTGGTAGACATCGCCGTACGTCAGACGGCGGATCTCGGGGCCGTTCGGGCCCTGCTCCTCCCACTCGGTCCAGATCAGGTCGTAGACGTTCTCGACCTTCTGCAGATACATCGCGAGGCGCTCGAGGCCATAGGTGATCTCGCCGAGCACGGGCTTGCAGTCGAGGCCGCCCACCTGCTGGAAGTACGTGAACTGCGTGACTTCCATTCCGTTCAGCCACACTTCCCAGCCGAGGCCCCATGCGCCGAGCGTCGGGTTTTCCCAGTCGTCCTCGACGAAGCGCACGTCGTTCTGCTTCAGGTCGAAGCCGAGCGCTGCCAGCGAGCCGAGATACAGATCGAGGATGTTCTCCGGCGCGGGCTTGAGCACCACCTGGTACTGGTAGTAGTGCTGCAGGCGGTTCGGGTTCTCGCCGTAGCGGCCGTCCTTCGGGCGGCGCGACGGCTGCACGTACGCGGCGCGCCACGGCTCGGGGCCGATCGCGCGCAGGAACGTGTGCACGTGCGACGTGCCGGCGCCGACTTCCATGTCGATCGGCTGGAGCAGGGCGCAACCCTGCCTGTCCCAATAGGACTGGAGCGTCAGGATGATTTGCTGAAACGTAAGCATGAGAGGCCTTCGTGGCGCCGGGCGCTCCGCTTCGGGCAGACGGCGGGGGCGGTGAGCGCCGCGCCGGCAGCTCGCGCGGCGCGCGGCTTGGGTCTGTGCTGAAACGTGTAATTTTACCGGATCGGCGGGCGGGTGCGGTCGCAACGGGGTGGGGCAGGCCTCCATACGCGCGTGCGGGCGGGGAAACCGCCGGAAAACACCCCGGCGCCGGATGCGGTGCGGCGGCGCGTGCGCCGCGAGAATGCAGCGCCGCGCGCTGATGCGCGCCGCCGGCGGGCGGCCCGTGCAGCGGGCGTCAGCTGCGGCGGCGCAGCCGCGGGCCGAATGCGAAGCCGAATGCGAGCAGCAGCAGCGACATCGCGAGCACCGTCGCGTTGCCGCTCGTCACGTACGGCGTGCGCCCGGCGGTGCCCTCGATCCGCACGTCGAGCGAGCCGATCGTGAATGGCTTCAGCCGACCGATCACGCGGCCGTGCGCGTCGATCGCGGCCGTCATCCCGGTGTTCGTCGCGCGCAGCATCGGCCGGCCCGTTTCCAGCGAGCGCATTCGCGCGATCTGCAGATGCTGGTCGAGCGCGATCGTGTCGCCGAACCACGCGAGGTTCGTCACGTTGACGAGCACGCCGGGCGACACCGGGTTGTCGCGGATCGTCGCCGCGATCTCCTCGCCGAAGATGTCTTCGTAGCAGACGTCGGCCATCACCGGCTGATTGCGCACGATGAACGGCTGCTGGACCGGCGCGCCGCGCGCGAAATCGCCGAGCGGCATCTTCATCAGGTCGACGAACCAGTGAAAGCCCCAGGGGATGAACTCGCCGAACGGCACCAGATGGTGCTTGTCGTAGCGGTAGATGTCGCGCGAATGCGGCGTCACGCCGTACAGGCTGTTCGTATAGTCGACGATCCGTCCGTCGTTCGTCACGGTGCCGCCCACCGCGCCGAACAGCACCGCCGTGTCGGTCGCGTCGCTGAAATTGCGCACCGCGCGCGCGAATGGCTCGGGCAGTTCCTGGATCAGCACCGCGATCGCGGTCTCGGGCGTGACGACGAGATCGGCGGGTTTCTCGGTGATCATCTTCTGGTACATCGCGATCGCCGCCTGGATGCCCGCTTCCTCGAACTTGATGTCCTGCTTCACGTTGCCCTGCAGCAGGCGCACCGTGAGCGGCGCGTTCGCGGGCACCGTCCACGGCACGAGTGCGAGCAGCGGGCCGAGCGCGACGAGCGCGGCGGCCGTGAGCGCCGGCGCGGCGACGCGCGGCGAGCGCAATGCAAGCGGCACGGCGCCGGCCGGCGCGTCGGTTCGGCCGTTTCCGCCGCCGTTGTTGCGATCGCCGCCGAGACCGTTGCTGCCTTCGCGCGCGCGCGCGATCGCCTGCACGCCGAGCGCCGCGATGAGCGCGAGCACCCAGCCGATCCCGTAGACGCCGACGATCGACGCGTAGCCGGCGAGCGGCCCGTCGACCTGCGCGTAGCCGCTCGCGAGCCACGGAAAGCCGGTGAGCACGGTGCCGCGCAGCCATTCGCCGACGGCCCACGCGCTCGCGAACGCGAACGCGCCGTGCCAGGTCGGCGAGAACGGGCGCGGGTCGGCCGCCTTGCCGTTTCGCGCATGTCCCGCGCAGAACGACCAGAGCCCCGCCGAGAACGCCGGATAGATCGACAGGTACAGGCAGAACAAGACGAGCGCGCCGCCCGCGAGCGGCGCGGCCATCTCTCCGTATACGTGCATGCTGATGTAGAGCCACCAGATGCCGCTGATGAAGTTGCCGAAGCCGAACGCGCCGCCCGTGGCCGCCGCGTGCTTCCAGCTCGTCGTGCGCGTGAGCTGCGCGAATAGCCATGCGAATACGGCGAGCTGCAGCCAGCCGCCATGCGGCGTCGGCGCGAAGGTCAGCGTGTTGGCCGCGCCCGCGAGGAGCGCGGACGGATAGTGCCAGATGGGCAGCGCACGGCCGGCGGCCGTTGGGGAGACGCTCGATTGCGAGCGGGTCGAGATCGGTTCGGCCATGCGTTGCGTCGAAGGAACGGGTTGGGGAGTGCGGCGGCGCGTCAGTCTTCGCCGGCCGAGCCGCTGCGCCGGCCGGCGAGCGGCGCGCGGCGCACGAGCAGCACGTGGATCTGGCGGGCGTCGCCGCGCTGGATCTCGAACAGCAGGTCGCCCAGGCGCACTTTCTCGCCGCGATGCGGGACGCGGCCGAAATGGTGCGTGATGAGGCCGCCGATCGTGTCGACTTCCTCGTCGGAGAAATCGGTGCCGAACGTTTCGTTGAACTGCTCGATCTCGGTCAGCGCGCGCACGCGGTAGCGGCCGTCGGGCGCGGCGATGATGTTGCC
Above is a window of Burkholderia thailandensis E264 DNA encoding:
- the glyQ gene encoding glycine--tRNA ligase subunit alpha codes for the protein MLTFQQIILTLQSYWDRQGCALLQPIDMEVGAGTSHVHTFLRAIGPEPWRAAYVQPSRRPKDGRYGENPNRLQHYYQYQVVLKPAPENILDLYLGSLAALGFDLKQNDVRFVEDDWENPTLGAWGLGWEVWLNGMEVTQFTYFQQVGGLDCKPVLGEITYGLERLAMYLQKVENVYDLIWTEWEEQGPNGPEIRRLTYGDVYHQNEVEQSTYNFEQANVELLFTFFNSYEAEAKRMIEAQLALPAYELVLKAGHTFNLLDARGAISVTERAAYIGRIRALSRLVAQAYYDSREKLGFPMIGNPVPGVPGLTTDAQEAAQPAWAPPLKAERKIDQD
- the lnt gene encoding apolipoprotein N-acyltransferase, which gives rise to MAEPISTRSQSSVSPTAAGRALPIWHYPSALLAGAANTLTFAPTPHGGWLQLAVFAWLFAQLTRTTSWKHAAATGGAFGFGNFISGIWWLYISMHVYGEMAAPLAGGALVLFCLYLSIYPAFSAGLWSFCAGHARNGKAADPRPFSPTWHGAFAFASAWAVGEWLRGTVLTGFPWLASGYAQVDGPLAGYASIVGVYGIGWVLALIAALGVQAIARAREGSNGLGGDRNNGGGNGRTDAPAGAVPLALRSPRVAAPALTAAALVALGPLLALVPWTVPANAPLTVRLLQGNVKQDIKFEEAGIQAAIAMYQKMITEKPADLVVTPETAIAVLIQELPEPFARAVRNFSDATDTAVLFGAVGGTVTNDGRIVDYTNSLYGVTPHSRDIYRYDKHHLVPFGEFIPWGFHWFVDLMKMPLGDFARGAPVQQPFIVRNQPVMADVCYEDIFGEEIAATIRDNPVSPGVLVNVTNLAWFGDTIALDQHLQIARMRSLETGRPMLRATNTGMTAAIDAHGRVIGRLKPFTIGSLDVRIEGTAGRTPYVTSGNATVLAMSLLLLAFGFAFGPRLRRRS